gttaaTTCAGGACGTCAAAAACAAATGTATCCAAACGAATAAGGCGCGTGCCGGGCGTTCtggaaaaaatgtgcaaatttgaaACGTCATGATTGCCGTCGCCGTCTTCGTTAGGGAGCTCAGGCACACGACGTTTTTTAGCCACAGACGGCAACCGGGAGTCAgctgttttcctgtttaacttgtcttcacactaccacatttatattgttgaGTATTTTTCCCTAGCAGAGacgatcagtttgaaaatctggaaaaGACCACTTTCCGGGCATGCGAAGTGTTCGCCtccggtttccgtccgtggctcaaaaacgttgcttgcTTAAGCTTTCTATTGCTAAGCTTCCTTTTCTCAGGCAACAACCCTTctgatgttgaatttttgtccaaaggaataaaaaaacaacaggaGAAAGTGTTGGAAAGGCACTTTGATGACTCACTATCATCGTTAAATTTGGCCGCATCCGTTCTTTTGCTGTATAGGATAACGCTCTGCCTTCCGCGTTTCTTCTCAAAAGGGCAGACAGTAGCGTTCGGCGGAGTCATCATGAGCCAGCCAGAATCACCGTCACAACGATTTTTGGATTCAGCATAAGGGTCGTCCCCGTAGGTCTTCATTGCTTCAAATGAACGACAGTTTTGATCGCCCCACTGGCAATACGATGAAAAAGTATGGAACGCCACTGGTGTTTCCGTCGTTTTAAGATCAGTCCATGGCGACTTCTCTACGTTCTCCTTCACAAAGAAATTTTCCACCGGAGTTTCCTTGTTTACCTTCAAAATTAGTGGCTCGCTCAACAACGGCCTACCCCCTGATGAATACAGTCCTATTTTCAGCTGGTGAAAACATGAAAGGAAATAAAGATGGCAGTAGGAACAAAAACTTAAAGCTCAGCCTGACTTACCATTGGTTACTAGGCTGATTTAGAGAGAGGACGACAAAGTCACTTGGCTATATATTCCGCGCACCCTCCCGCCTCCATCTGACCTTCCCgttctgttgctaaatcaggctactagagagctttagatcccACAACGAGAACGAAAACCAGTATGAGTTTTTTTCCGCAAGAGACCTGGTACTTTGTTTTCGCCCTCGTCTTAGTGCTCACGGGATTCCTTGCTTTAGACTGAAAACAAACAGTTTCGCGTTCTTTACCCTGCCcttttttacttgttttcacGGAAAAAAATCCGCGTTACAATAATGCAATAAAGCTGTGTATGGATGACACACTTGTCGAAGAAGACGTCTTAGTGATTTTTGATGAGTTGGAAGTACCAAATTCACCTTTGTAAATCTTTTTCACGTGAAGACGACTTTCCCTCAAAATTTGGTTTCCCACGAGCGGTGGACGACGAGTTTCCCGCATGCGTTACATGTCACGCACTACTACGCATGCGGACTATGACCAGGCAAAcaaactcgtactcgtcttcgttctcaTTCTCGGATccaaagctctctattataacaTAGCCATCAAAGTCACGCAATTTCAGACATAcaatttgcttacgtcatcaATGTGTCCCATAATCTTATGGACCTTTGGAAATTTGGTAAAATTATGTCAATGTTATAAAGCACTTGGTTTATGGTATAGGCGTGCATCCGCCAAGTTATGATTAAGGATTCGCTTAGGAAGTTGCTAGGCACTCCAGAAGCTAGTGTTAatctcggctatcgcctcgcgTGGCTCTTACGCGTGTATCCATAAGTCGACGGATGCAGGTTAATCAGGAACTAGTAGACCTCTCCCGAATGTTCCTTTCTACTGTCCAACCTAGTAGTATAAGACAGTTAATTGGGATGCTCTGCTACTGAGCTAAAGAGGTTGACGGGAGTACCGTTATTAAACCAGTTTCAAGCGACAATAATTGTCTTACTCTACTCTGCAAGGGCTGAAATTGTCcagccctggggacgaggttgccCACATCTGGACATTCTAGGGGTTAGGTTGTTTTGTCTCCATTTTGCTATTATTGCACCAAAGACATGAAAACAAAGTCTTACAACCTAGTTCAAattaataagagaaaaaaaaaacttcagaaAGCAAAGTCAGGTGGCTTGTCATATTTGTGCTTCAAACACCTGGAACGAGAGTTTTACACACATTCTTAgtatttaaagaacttaaaagaatctgaattttagtttttatgaatttgaaaatgatgaacgaatcatcgaaacgtcattcaaaattattcactaatttttactctcaattTATTGAGCGGCTCGGcatgcgaaaggtaccgagactctgaattacttcaaaagcaacacTGGCACTGTAGTACTGAGATCAGTTGTATTTCGAGTTTGCCTTTTGTCACATAAATTCTCGCTCTTACCTCTTGTCTTAATTTCAACTAACTCCTAACTACTAGTtttacacacttatttataacaaggaggtACACACGTTTGGTCTCTCCATTGGACTTTGAATCCCAgcggaatattactagacgtggcatacactcaaggaggaccacccagaaaagacaaaccaaaaaactagacatggccaattcaagagggGCCACCTTGAAcccatcacgtaccagcaaattcccatcctcggagacccaggggcggttaGCTGGGGCGAGAGGAAATGAAAGCTTTTTCCGCCTTACTTGTACACCTGCGTCGCTTCATTTCCTTGCTCGATTCATTTCCTCTCGCCCAGCtaaccgcccctgggtctccgaggatggtaaattcctaaagcttacacgaagcataataaatcgACTATTCAACAAATTGTTTGTCCAAAAGATCCGTTATTAGGTAATAACTTTGCATCGTTAAACATATATTGGTTCCAGGTGTTTGAAGCACACGTTGCATGCAATTAAAAGCACACATTCTTAGTATTTAAAGAACTtacaagaatctgacttttaGTAAATGATGAATGAATCATCGAAACGTCCGTCGTTCAAAAatattatcactaatttttactctcaagagttattaccattattattatttgctttgattttcttaaCTCAACGGTGACACCAACCTTTTCCATGGGGAAGTCGTGCCAGTATCGCTGAATTCCCAGTCGGTTCTTATACTGACCCTTGAAGTCGTTTGTAAGGCTGATAGCTTCCTCTACGAACTCGGCACTCGGAACTTCCCCAGTATATGAGTGGCGAAGGTGGACTTCAGGTATGCCACTAATGAATTTGAAGACAAGGGTCCAACCTGTTGGGATTGATACTCAGGTttatcaaaaaaataataattttcgcTGGGGTTTATTTAACTCCTATTATTTCAGTGATAGGACATTTACGCTACTACCTGTGATCTGCTAAGCTGTTGAAAGCAATGACATTTCAGCTTATTTTGCCAGACTTTACTCTGGTTTAAAGTGAATACAGctaaaaagttacgattcacGAACCAATGTTTTGACACTCGTGTTTAGTGTGTATCATCTTTAGGTAACTTTTTCTATTGCATTCACATTATACCAGTGTAGCGTCAAAGTATGTGTGATATTTTAGCTTATTTCTTAGTGGAAAGGGGTGCCGGGCGCAGAAGAGAGCACTCGTCTGGAGCAATTAAAAAGATGTTTTTCTCCTAACAGATCTTGGAACGacgaaagtttgaaaaaaaggaacaagaCCTTGGACGACCTTTGCGTATGTCTACTTTCGAAAAGGCTATGTCTATGAATTTTAACGAAATTCAACGTCAAATAACCTAGTCCTAAAAAACGCTGTCCAAACTTCGGTAAATTGTCTGTCGAGAGTCTAAGGCGGGGGAGTGTTCACTTCGTGTAGTGCCAGGCTCGCGTCGTATGTTGAAAGCCAAAGCCTGGTAACTCAAGCTAAATTTACGCTGCAATAACACACTCCATTCTCAACACGCACAGCATAGCTACAACTAAACTAGTGACAAAATCCACGAAACCAAACACAATGTCTTGAACTAATGACTTAATAGGAGCAAAGATAATTTAATTGGCGGGTTGAAACTTAATCACAGAACTAGGAGAACTTCGATGTAACGTTCATAACATGGAAGAAAGCAGAAACTAATGTTGCTAGACACTTACCACCATCTTTCATGTCACAATACACTGGAAGGCTTTTATCAGCTAAGAATCAAGAAACAAAAATCATGTTAGTATTTGTGCCGCACTTGTCGACTGAATCGACAGCAGTCACAAGAACTTGGACAAACCAGTATTTCCATTCTTCTCTCCTTGTTATATAGCAGCTGCTTTGCATTGAGGAGAGTCTGGAAAATTTCAGTAGCCTTTCTTACGTAACAATGATGACAGTAAGATCAGGTTaaaaaaatactgcaacagtcatttgaaaccccggACCCCACTTGATGATCCCCGACTGGGGAATTGACTTTTACTGAAATGCAGGTAGTGAATGCTCCTGTTTAGAGAAAAACGAAGTTAGCTTGCTAGGAAAAACTCCGACTGAGGGCTTTTCAAGTTTAGTCATCCACAACTGAATATCCAAAATAAAATGCAATACATGCCAAACGAAAGATGGATCCTCTTACAATCATTGATTTCGAAAAACCCTTGATTGAGCGATTTCCAATTGACTGTCGCTGTCTTTATCACTTCGACGAATCACAAtaggagcaaacagcacaaatgaaccaatcagaatcgcTAGCAACTACCAGTAACTTACTAAAGTTATAGACAGCTTATTACGAATTGACGGAATTCAGTTAAAGCAGGGacgacaacgaaaacgtcacccGTCTGGAAGAGGGAACTTCGCGTTTCTCTCGTAATTTCTCCATTATTCCGAGTCGTTTGGCTTCGAAAATGTCTACTAACTCATTTGGAATTAAATTTAGGCCTCACGGAAGTGGATACCCCCTGCTAGGAACGTGAAAGCCCTTAATTTATGACATGCGcgacaggtctcaaaaaccgctaAGCATGCGCGATAGCTTCCCGCCAtcaatgtttcaaaatggcggacggcAAATGATATTTCGCCATGTATTTCAGCTTCTCACCAGGCCGTTCGTagatttgttcaagttttaattttcggtTGAGTTGCACCTTCGTCATTTCTAGTTTACCGTGGTACCAAGTTTAGAGAGATCGGCGGTTGCTATGCACAAGATATTGTTCCGTATCTGCTTCCTTCTTGTGTAAACGTTCGCTGCAAGTGGAAGATAAACCGGACtccgtttttctcatttgttaaggctgcacaacgtt
This genomic window from Acropora muricata isolate sample 2 chromosome 2, ASM3666990v1, whole genome shotgun sequence contains:
- the LOC136909171 gene encoding uncharacterized protein gives rise to the protein MVVIAMKRLLLLSVFVFLTKFVSGLVCVDETFDCRDPVSSIFKIGKDSCTCDSDKYAGALKFVDGKLMVCLGDHWAKAELNPKDTYGTEFNPGESCKDIKNKLSGSPSDGVYWIKLPSADKSLPVYCDMKDGGWTLVFKFISGIPEVHLRHSYTGEVPSAEFVEEAISLTNDFKGQYKNRLGIQRYWHDFPMEKLKIGLYSSGGRPLLSEPLILKVNKETPVENFFVKENVEKSPWTDLKTTETPVAFHTFSSYCQWGDQNCRSFEAMKTYGDDPYAESKNRCDGDSGWLMMTPPNATVCPFEKKRGRQSVILYSKRTDAAKFNDDNAVGVADVMGIFLK